From a region of the Pieris rapae chromosome 22, ilPieRapa1.1, whole genome shotgun sequence genome:
- the LOC110992552 gene encoding dynamin-1-like protein isoform X3: MEALIPVINKLQDVFNTVGADAIQLPQIVVLGTQSSGKSSVIESLVGRSFLPRGPGIVTRRPLILQLVYSPKDSKEHRSAEEGTVNLEEWGKFLHTKEKIYTDFDQIREEIDRETDRMAGNNKGICPEPINLKIYSTKVVNLTLVDLPGITKVPIGDQPEDIENQIRNLIYKHIANPNSIILAVTAANTDMATSEAIKMAKDVDPDGRRTLAVVTKLDLMDAGTDAIDILCGRVIPVKLGIIGVVNRSQQDIIDKKTIADALKDEATYLQRKYPTIATRNGTPHLAKTLNRLLMHHIRDCLPELKVRVNVMISQFQSLLNSYGEDVSDKSQTLLQIITKFASAYCSTIEGTARNIETTELCGGARICYIFHETFGRTLDSIHPLVGLTRMDILTAIRNATGPRPALFVPEVSFELLVKRQIRRLEDPSQRCVELVHEEMQRIVQHCGTEVQQELLRFPRLHQRIVDVVTQLLRTRLPATNAMVENLVAIELAYINTKHPDFHREAALVSGLLKSTDGFEEFRTKPNRPAPSPVHNTIKQVPAITDGHDRLPSQNSESPQTPQMNGSPENRSMTPQKPVNLLPEVPSHTSRKLSDREQHDCDVIGGRSELSPQNRMTVDGISMMHLNHMGDLVERLIKSYFYIVRKSIQDSVPKAVMHFLVNYVKDNLQSELVTHLYKSDQAESLLNESEHIAQRRKEAADMLKALQRAGQIISEIRETHMW, translated from the exons atGGAAGCCCTTATAccagttattaataaattgcaaGACGTCTTTAACACTGTTGGAGCTGATGCCATCCAATTACCTCAGATTGTCGTCTTGGGAACTCAG AGCTCTGGAAAAAGTTCAGTTATCGAAAGTCTCGTTGGACGTTCTTTCCTACCACGGGGTCCTGGAATTGTGACACGTCGACCGCTCATTCTTCAATTAGTTTACAGCCCTAAAGACAGCAAAGAACACAGATCTGCCGAAGAAG GTACAGTAAATTTGGAAGAATGGGGCAAGTTTCTGcatacaaaagaaaagattTACACAGATTTCGACCAGATACGGGAAGAGATTGACAGGGAAACAGATAGAATGGCGGGAAACAATAAAGGCATTTGTCCAGaaccaataaatttaaagatttactCAACCAAAGTTGTAAATCTTACACTTGTGGATCTTCCTGGTATTACCAAG GTGCCAATAGGTGATCAACCGGAAGATATTGAAAATCAAATAAGAAACCTCATTTACAAACACATTGCCAATCCAAACTCAATAATATTGGCTGTAACGGCTGCTAACACAGATATGGCGACTAGTGAGGCTATCAAAATGGCTAAAGACGTGGACCCTGATGGCAGAAGAACTCTAGCCGTTGTTACCAAACTTGACTTGATGGATGcag gAACTGATGCGATAGATATATTGTGTGGACGCGTGATTCCAGTTAAACTTGGAATCATTGGTGTCGTCAACAGATCGCAGCAAGACATTATCGATAAGAAAACTATTGcg GATGCGCTAAAAGACGAAGCGACGTACCTTCAAAGAAAATATCCAACGATTGCAACTCGAAATGGTACTCCACACTTAGCCAAGACACTTAATAGACTACTTATGCACCATATTAGAGACTGCTTACCAGAACTTAAG gTTCGAGTAAATGTAATGATATCCCAATTCCAATCCCTCCTCAACTCGTACGGCGAGGATGTGTCTGACAAATCGCAGACATTGCTACAGATTATAACAAAGTTCGCCAGTGCGTACTGTTCGACGATAGAGGGCACTGCACGCAATATTGAGACTACCGAGCTCTGTGGTGGAGCGAGGATATGCTATATCTTCCATGAGACCTTTGGTCGTACTCTGGATTCCATACATCCTTTAGTCG GTTTAACCCGTATGGACATATTAACTGCAATCCGCAATGCAACAGGGCCTAGGCCTGCTTTATTTGTTCCTGAGGTGTCATTTGAGTTGCTCGTTAAAAGGCAGATAAGAAGACTTGAAGATCCCTCGCAGAGATGTGTAGAACTT gtcCATGAAGAGATGCAGCGAATAGTGCAGCATTGTGGCACCGAAGTGCAGCAAGAGCTGTTGAGGTTCCCTCGGCTGCATCAGCGCATCGTTGACGTCGTTACCCAGCTGTTGAGGACACGGCTTCCTGCCACCAATGCTATG gTGGAAAACCTAGTGGCTATCGAACTGGCTTACATAAACACGAAGCATCCAGATTTCCACCGCGAGGCAGCTCTGGTCTCTGGTTTACTGAAAAGCACGGATGGGTTTGAAGAATTTCGGACCAAACCCAATCGGCCAGCCCCATCGCCGgtacataatacaattaaa CAAGTACCGGCCATTACTGACGGACATGACAGATTGCCCTCACAGAATAGCGAATCGCCACAGACTCCACAG ATGAATGGCAGTCCAGAAAATAGATCGATGACTCCGCAAAAGCCTGTGAACCTTCTACCGGAAGTACCGAGTCACACATCGAGAAAGCTCTCGGATAGAGAACAACATGACTGTGATGTTATTG GTGGACGGAGCGAGTTATCCCCTCAAAATCGTATGACAGTAGACGGCATCAGTATGATGCATTTGAACCATATGGGTGATTTAGTCG aacGACTCATTAAATCGTATTTCTACATCGTTCGGAAGTCGATTCAGGACTCTGTGCCCAAAGCGGTGATGCATTTCTTGGTTAACTACGTGAAGGATAATCTACAGTCGGAGTTGGTGACCCACCTTTACAAGTCGGACCAGGCCGAGAGCCTCCTCAACGAGTCTGAACATATCGCTCAGAGGAGGAAGGAGGCTGCCGACATGCTTAAG GCTCTACAACGCGCTGGTCAAATTATCAGCGAGATTCGTGAAACGCACATGTGGTAA
- the LOC110992552 gene encoding dynamin-1-like protein isoform X2 has translation MEALIPVINKLQDVFNTVGADAIQLPQIVVLGTQSSGKSSVIESLVGRSFLPRGPGIVTRRPLILQLVYSPKDSKEHRSAEEVIRSQLAGTESWNPLSQLSKSFTSGTVNLEEWGKFLHTKEKIYTDFDQIREEIDRETDRMAGNNKGICPEPINLKIYSTKVVNLTLVDLPGITKVPIGDQPEDIENQIRNLIYKHIANPNSIILAVTAANTDMATSEAIKMAKDVDPDGRRTLAVVTKLDLMDAGTDAIDILCGRVIPVKLGIIGVVNRSQQDIIDKKTIADALKDEATYLQRKYPTIATRNGTPHLAKTLNRLLMHHIRDCLPELKVRVNVMISQFQSLLNSYGEDVSDKSQTLLQIITKFASAYCSTIEGTARNIETTELCGGARICYIFHETFGRTLDSIHPLVGLTRMDILTAIRNATGPRPALFVPEVSFELLVKRQIRRLEDPSQRCVELVHEEMQRIVQHCGTEVQQELLRFPRLHQRIVDVVTQLLRTRLPATNAMVENLVAIELAYINTKHPDFHREAALVSGLLKSTDGFEEFRTKPNRPAPSPQVPAITDGHDRLPSQNSESPQTPQMNGSPENRSMTPQKPVNLLPEVPSHTSRKLSDREQHDCDVIGGRSELSPQNRMTVDGISMMHLNHMGDLVERLIKSYFYIVRKSIQDSVPKAVMHFLVNYVKDNLQSELVTHLYKSDQAESLLNESEHIAQRRKEAADMLKALQRAGQIISEIRETHMW, from the exons atGGAAGCCCTTATAccagttattaataaattgcaaGACGTCTTTAACACTGTTGGAGCTGATGCCATCCAATTACCTCAGATTGTCGTCTTGGGAACTCAG AGCTCTGGAAAAAGTTCAGTTATCGAAAGTCTCGTTGGACGTTCTTTCCTACCACGGGGTCCTGGAATTGTGACACGTCGACCGCTCATTCTTCAATTAGTTTACAGCCCTAAAGACAGCAAAGAACACAGATCTGCCGAAGAAG TAATTAGAAGCCAGCTGGCTGGGACTGAGTCATGGAATCCCCTTTCTCAGCTATCTAAATCATTTACGTCAG GTACAGTAAATTTGGAAGAATGGGGCAAGTTTCTGcatacaaaagaaaagattTACACAGATTTCGACCAGATACGGGAAGAGATTGACAGGGAAACAGATAGAATGGCGGGAAACAATAAAGGCATTTGTCCAGaaccaataaatttaaagatttactCAACCAAAGTTGTAAATCTTACACTTGTGGATCTTCCTGGTATTACCAAG GTGCCAATAGGTGATCAACCGGAAGATATTGAAAATCAAATAAGAAACCTCATTTACAAACACATTGCCAATCCAAACTCAATAATATTGGCTGTAACGGCTGCTAACACAGATATGGCGACTAGTGAGGCTATCAAAATGGCTAAAGACGTGGACCCTGATGGCAGAAGAACTCTAGCCGTTGTTACCAAACTTGACTTGATGGATGcag gAACTGATGCGATAGATATATTGTGTGGACGCGTGATTCCAGTTAAACTTGGAATCATTGGTGTCGTCAACAGATCGCAGCAAGACATTATCGATAAGAAAACTATTGcg GATGCGCTAAAAGACGAAGCGACGTACCTTCAAAGAAAATATCCAACGATTGCAACTCGAAATGGTACTCCACACTTAGCCAAGACACTTAATAGACTACTTATGCACCATATTAGAGACTGCTTACCAGAACTTAAG gTTCGAGTAAATGTAATGATATCCCAATTCCAATCCCTCCTCAACTCGTACGGCGAGGATGTGTCTGACAAATCGCAGACATTGCTACAGATTATAACAAAGTTCGCCAGTGCGTACTGTTCGACGATAGAGGGCACTGCACGCAATATTGAGACTACCGAGCTCTGTGGTGGAGCGAGGATATGCTATATCTTCCATGAGACCTTTGGTCGTACTCTGGATTCCATACATCCTTTAGTCG GTTTAACCCGTATGGACATATTAACTGCAATCCGCAATGCAACAGGGCCTAGGCCTGCTTTATTTGTTCCTGAGGTGTCATTTGAGTTGCTCGTTAAAAGGCAGATAAGAAGACTTGAAGATCCCTCGCAGAGATGTGTAGAACTT gtcCATGAAGAGATGCAGCGAATAGTGCAGCATTGTGGCACCGAAGTGCAGCAAGAGCTGTTGAGGTTCCCTCGGCTGCATCAGCGCATCGTTGACGTCGTTACCCAGCTGTTGAGGACACGGCTTCCTGCCACCAATGCTATG gTGGAAAACCTAGTGGCTATCGAACTGGCTTACATAAACACGAAGCATCCAGATTTCCACCGCGAGGCAGCTCTGGTCTCTGGTTTACTGAAAAGCACGGATGGGTTTGAAGAATTTCGGACCAAACCCAATCGGCCAGCCCCATCGCCG CAAGTACCGGCCATTACTGACGGACATGACAGATTGCCCTCACAGAATAGCGAATCGCCACAGACTCCACAG ATGAATGGCAGTCCAGAAAATAGATCGATGACTCCGCAAAAGCCTGTGAACCTTCTACCGGAAGTACCGAGTCACACATCGAGAAAGCTCTCGGATAGAGAACAACATGACTGTGATGTTATTG GTGGACGGAGCGAGTTATCCCCTCAAAATCGTATGACAGTAGACGGCATCAGTATGATGCATTTGAACCATATGGGTGATTTAGTCG aacGACTCATTAAATCGTATTTCTACATCGTTCGGAAGTCGATTCAGGACTCTGTGCCCAAAGCGGTGATGCATTTCTTGGTTAACTACGTGAAGGATAATCTACAGTCGGAGTTGGTGACCCACCTTTACAAGTCGGACCAGGCCGAGAGCCTCCTCAACGAGTCTGAACATATCGCTCAGAGGAGGAAGGAGGCTGCCGACATGCTTAAG GCTCTACAACGCGCTGGTCAAATTATCAGCGAGATTCGTGAAACGCACATGTGGTAA
- the LOC110992552 gene encoding dynamin-1-like protein isoform X7, whose protein sequence is MEALIPVINKLQDVFNTVGADAIQLPQIVVLGTQSSGKSSVIESLVGRSFLPRGPGIVTRRPLILQLVYSPKDSKEHRSAEEVIRSQLAGTESWNPLSQLSKSFTSGTVNLEEWGKFLHTKEKIYTDFDQIREEIDRETDRMAGNNKGICPEPINLKIYSTKVVNLTLVDLPGITKVPIGDQPEDIENQIRNLIYKHIANPNSIILAVTAANTDMATSEAIKMAKDVDPDGRRTLAVVTKLDLMDAGTDAIDILCGRVIPVKLGIIGVVNRSQQDIIDKKTIADALKDEATYLQRKYPTIATRNGTPHLAKTLNRLLMHHIRDCLPELKVRVNVMISQFQSLLNSYGEDVSDKSQTLLQIITKFASAYCSTIEGTARNIETTELCGGARICYIFHETFGRTLDSIHPLVGLTRMDILTAIRNATGPRPALFVPEVSFELLVKRQIRRLEDPSQRCVELVHEEMQRIVQHCGTEVQQELLRFPRLHQRIVDVVTQLLRTRLPATNAMVENLVAIELAYINTKHPDFHREAALVSGLLKSTDGFEEFRTKPNRPAPSPVHNTIKLFLRQLLRQMGERGSTLAFLANVWDVQVTSYHPHVLFEVGSLSHYE, encoded by the exons atGGAAGCCCTTATAccagttattaataaattgcaaGACGTCTTTAACACTGTTGGAGCTGATGCCATCCAATTACCTCAGATTGTCGTCTTGGGAACTCAG AGCTCTGGAAAAAGTTCAGTTATCGAAAGTCTCGTTGGACGTTCTTTCCTACCACGGGGTCCTGGAATTGTGACACGTCGACCGCTCATTCTTCAATTAGTTTACAGCCCTAAAGACAGCAAAGAACACAGATCTGCCGAAGAAG TAATTAGAAGCCAGCTGGCTGGGACTGAGTCATGGAATCCCCTTTCTCAGCTATCTAAATCATTTACGTCAG GTACAGTAAATTTGGAAGAATGGGGCAAGTTTCTGcatacaaaagaaaagattTACACAGATTTCGACCAGATACGGGAAGAGATTGACAGGGAAACAGATAGAATGGCGGGAAACAATAAAGGCATTTGTCCAGaaccaataaatttaaagatttactCAACCAAAGTTGTAAATCTTACACTTGTGGATCTTCCTGGTATTACCAAG GTGCCAATAGGTGATCAACCGGAAGATATTGAAAATCAAATAAGAAACCTCATTTACAAACACATTGCCAATCCAAACTCAATAATATTGGCTGTAACGGCTGCTAACACAGATATGGCGACTAGTGAGGCTATCAAAATGGCTAAAGACGTGGACCCTGATGGCAGAAGAACTCTAGCCGTTGTTACCAAACTTGACTTGATGGATGcag gAACTGATGCGATAGATATATTGTGTGGACGCGTGATTCCAGTTAAACTTGGAATCATTGGTGTCGTCAACAGATCGCAGCAAGACATTATCGATAAGAAAACTATTGcg GATGCGCTAAAAGACGAAGCGACGTACCTTCAAAGAAAATATCCAACGATTGCAACTCGAAATGGTACTCCACACTTAGCCAAGACACTTAATAGACTACTTATGCACCATATTAGAGACTGCTTACCAGAACTTAAG gTTCGAGTAAATGTAATGATATCCCAATTCCAATCCCTCCTCAACTCGTACGGCGAGGATGTGTCTGACAAATCGCAGACATTGCTACAGATTATAACAAAGTTCGCCAGTGCGTACTGTTCGACGATAGAGGGCACTGCACGCAATATTGAGACTACCGAGCTCTGTGGTGGAGCGAGGATATGCTATATCTTCCATGAGACCTTTGGTCGTACTCTGGATTCCATACATCCTTTAGTCG GTTTAACCCGTATGGACATATTAACTGCAATCCGCAATGCAACAGGGCCTAGGCCTGCTTTATTTGTTCCTGAGGTGTCATTTGAGTTGCTCGTTAAAAGGCAGATAAGAAGACTTGAAGATCCCTCGCAGAGATGTGTAGAACTT gtcCATGAAGAGATGCAGCGAATAGTGCAGCATTGTGGCACCGAAGTGCAGCAAGAGCTGTTGAGGTTCCCTCGGCTGCATCAGCGCATCGTTGACGTCGTTACCCAGCTGTTGAGGACACGGCTTCCTGCCACCAATGCTATG gTGGAAAACCTAGTGGCTATCGAACTGGCTTACATAAACACGAAGCATCCAGATTTCCACCGCGAGGCAGCTCTGGTCTCTGGTTTACTGAAAAGCACGGATGGGTTTGAAGAATTTCGGACCAAACCCAATCGGCCAGCCCCATCGCCGgtacataatacaattaaa TTATTTCTTCGCCAATTGCTCCGGCAAATGGGTGAAAGGGGGTCCACTTTGGCGTTTCTAGCTAATGTTTGGGATGTTCAGGTAACGTCATATCATCCACATGTGCTTTTTGAAGTGGGCTCTCTTTCGCATTACGAGTAA